One genomic segment of Salinibacter grassmerensis includes these proteins:
- the rpsJ gene encoding 30S ribosomal protein S10, whose product MAAQQDIRIKLKSYDHTLIDKSAEKIIRTVKSTGAVVSGPVPLPTEKKIYTVLRGPHVDKRSREQFERRHHKRLIDILSSSSDTVDSLMQLELPSGVDVEIKV is encoded by the coding sequence ATGGCTGCGCAGCAGGACATACGGATCAAGCTCAAGTCGTACGATCACACGCTGATCGACAAGAGTGCGGAGAAAATCATCCGCACGGTCAAGTCGACCGGTGCGGTTGTGAGTGGTCCAGTGCCACTGCCAACCGAAAAGAAGATCTACACCGTTCTGCGAGGGCCGCACGTGGACAAGAGGAGCCGCGAACAGTTTGAGCGGCGCCACCACAAGCGTCTCATCGATATCCTTTCGTCAAGCAGCGACACGGTGGATTCGCTCATGCAGCTCGAGCTGCCCAGTGGCGTAGACGTGGAGATTAAGGTGTGA